One Pseudorasbora parva isolate DD20220531a chromosome 8, ASM2467924v1, whole genome shotgun sequence DNA window includes the following coding sequences:
- the mab21l1 gene encoding putative nucleotidyltransferase MAB21L1: MIAAQAKLVYHLNKYYNEKCQSRKAAISKTIREVCKVVSDVLKEVEVQEPRFISSLNEMDNRFEGLEVISPTEFEVVLYLNQMGVFNFVDDGSLPGCAVLKLSDGRKRSMSLWVEFITASGYLSARKIRSRFQTLVAQAVDKCSYRDVVKMVADTSEVKLRIRDRYVVQITPAFKCTGIWPRSAAHWPLPHIPWPGPNRVAEVKAEGFNLLSKECYSLNGKQSSAESDAWVLQFAEAENRLLLGGCRKKCLSLLKTLRDRHLELPGQPLNNYHMKTLVSYECEKHPRESDWDENCLGDRLNGILLQLISCLQCRRCPHYFLPNLDLFQGKPHSALENAAKQTWRLAREILTNPKSLEKL, encoded by the coding sequence ATGATCGCCGCCCAGGCCAAGCTGGTGTATCATCTCAATAAATACTACAACGAGAAATGCCAGTCTCGGAAAGCGGCCATCTCCAAGACCATACGGGAGGTGTGCAAGGTGGTCTCGGATGTCCTGAAGGAGGTGGAGGTCCAGGAGCCCCGCTTTATCAGCTCCTTGAACGAAATGGATAACCGCTTCGAAGGGCTCGAGGTCATCTCCCCTACTGAATTCGAGGTGGTCCTCTATCTGAACCAGATGGGTGTCTTCAACTTCGTGGACGACGGCTCTCTGCCGGGCTGCGCCGTGCTCAAGCTAAGCGACGGGCGGAAGAGAAGCATGTCCCTCTGGGTCGAGTTCATCACGGCTTCGGGATACCTGTCCGCGCGCAAGATCCGCTCCAGGTTCCAGACGCTCGTGGCGCAGGCGGTGGATAAGTGCAGCTATAGGGACGTGGTTAAAATGGTCGCGGACACCAGCGAGGTGAAATTACGCATCAGAGACAGATATGTTGTTCAGATCACCCCCGCGTTCAAGTGCACCGGCATATGGCCGCGCAGCGCTGCCCACTGGCCGCTGCCGCACATCCCGTGGCCTGGTCCGAACAGGGTGGCAGAAGTCAAAGCCGAGGGTTTCAACCTCTTATCGAAGGAGTGTTACTCGTTAAACGGGAAGCAGAGCTCGGCGGAGAGTGATGCCTGGGTGTTGCAGTTCGCCGAAGCGGAGAACCGACTGCTCCTGGGAGGGTGCAGGAAGAAATGCCTGTCCCTGCTCAAGACGTTGCGCGACCGTCACCTTGAACTGCCAGGGCAACCTCTCAACAACTACCACATGAAAACTCTTGTGTCGTACGAGTGCGAAAAACACCCGCGCGAGTCGGACTGGGACGAGAACTGCCTCGGGGATCGACTGAACGGGATTTTATTGCAGCTCATTTCGTGCTTGCAGTGCAGGAGATGCCCCCATTATTTTCTGCCAAACCTAGACCTTTTCCAAGGGAAGCCACATTCGGCCCTTGAAAACGCTGCCAAACAGACTTGGCGACTGGCTAGAGAAATTCTAACCAACCCTAAAAGCCTGGAGAAACtctga